One genomic region from Marmota flaviventris isolate mMarFla1 chromosome 6, mMarFla1.hap1, whole genome shotgun sequence encodes:
- the LOC114082789 gene encoding LOW QUALITY PROTEIN: butyrophilin subfamily 3 member A2-like (The sequence of the model RefSeq protein was modified relative to this genomic sequence to represent the inferred CDS: substituted 1 base at 1 genomic stop codon) produces MYMQTPTDLWDWFESFLDDEDDLNVKAGGGCVMTIEEMLRSFLTKLEYFSYCFQEFQFQFRRILTNRKMRPRKIKKDGKESPEIDMLNADVQDSKEIIEFMEAHCVLLCLEMLQEVTAFQKWEDREAGDCCPALSPALYAEVLELWAGPASCLQVSALILISLPISKDMEGRCSRSLLCCLTSLLLLVQVVGPQHPIVEVLGEDAILPCALVPAINAENMELRWFRSTFSQALFFYWNQQEQTEDQMAEYGWTSLVSNFLTQGXAAVHIHNIQVSDNEMYTCFFRNGGFYQEADLELKVAGMGSDSQVHIEGPEEDGVCMVCKATGWFSKPQVQWRDLSGNKFPTLSEAHTQDTEELFSVEATLVVRDSSVGNVTCSVLNPVLGQEKAMAIYIPEPFFPQASPWKPAFAVILTMLGLLLLGACYFIRKAHSTRMQVRQEREHLRQLKEEEQQAKEKTLKASVKTLW; encoded by the exons ATGTACATGCAGACCCCTACAGATCTTTGGGACTGGTTTGAATCCTTCCTTGATGATGAAGATGACCTAAATGTTAAGGCTGGTGGAGGCTGTGTGATGACCATTGAAGAAATGCTTCGGTCTTTTCTCACAAAACTGGAGTATTTTTCCTACTGTTTCCAAGAATTCCAGTTCCAGTTCAGAAGAATATTGACCAACAGAAAAATGCGACctagaaaaatcaagaaagatgGAAAGGAAAGTCCTGAGATAGACATGTTGAATGCAGATGTTCAAGATTCCAAGGAGATCATTGAGTTCATGGAGGcccatt gtGTG CTGTTGTGTTTAGAGATGCTCCAGGAAGTCACAGCCTTTCAAAAGTGGGAGGACAGAGAAGCAG GGGACTGCTGTCCAGCCCTGAGCCCTGCTCTCTATGCTGAGGTGCTGGAGCTCTGGGCTGGACCTGCCTCCTGCCTGCAGGTCTCGGCCCTCATCCTcatctctctccccatctctaaAGATATGGAAGGGCGCTGCAGTCGCTCCTTGCTCTGCTGTCTCACTTCCCTGCTTCTCCTTGTCCAG GTTGTGGGCCCTCAACACCCCATTGTGGAAGTGCTTGGCGAGGATGCCATACTGCCCTGTGCCCTAGTCCCAGCCATCAATGCAGAGAACATGGAACTCAGGTGGTTTCGTAGTACATTCTCACAAGCACTGTTCTTCTATTGGAACCAACAGGAACAGACTGAGGATCAGATGGCTGAGTACGGGTGGACTTCACTGGTGAGCAACTTCCTCACCCAGGGGTAGGCTGCTGTGCACATCCACAATATCCAGGTTTCTGACAATGAAATGTACACCTGCTTCTTCAGAAATGGAGGCTTCTATCAGGAGGCTGATTTGGAACTGAAGGTGGCAG GGATGGGCTCTGACTCTCAAGTGCACATAGAAGGGCCAGAAGAGGATGGAGTGTGCATGGTGTGCAAAGCCACAGGATGGTTCTCAAAGCCCCAGGTGCAGTGGAGAGACCTCAGTGGAAACAAGTTCCCAACACTTTCTGAGGCCCACACCCAAGACACTGAGGAGCTGTTTAGTGTGGAGGCCACTCTGGTGGTGAGAGACAGTTCTGTGGGGAATGTGACCTGTTCTGTCCTCAACCCTGTCCTGGGCCAGGAGAAGGCCATGGCTATTTACATCCCAG AGCCCTTCTTCCCTCAGGCTTCTCCCTGGAAGCCAGCATTTGCTGTGATCCTGACCATGCTGGGGCTCCTACTCTTGGGGGCTTGCTATTTTATCAGAAAAGCACATTCCACAAGAATGCAGGTGAGGCAGGAAAGGGAACATCTGCGGCAGCTTAAGGAAGAGGAACAGCAGGCAAAGGAAAAGACACTGAAGGCAAGTGTGAAGACCTTGTGGTGA